A window from Actimicrobium sp. CCC2.4 encodes these proteins:
- a CDS encoding formate dehydrogenase subunit gamma produces the protein MKYGIARLVVGLSLAAAVIGSALAQQAAPAPVTTGGIESIDILKQNQAERTRDQPGNSAPVFRTIKEGTKNYSSLPALESGVLIQGKQQFPGQARATTAGEAWRLYRNGPLTLIGGSLLLLAAIGVAGVYFVAGPVKLKASPTGRLIERFTSIERLAHWSTAISFVLLAVSGLILLFGKHILLPVFGHTLFGWLSFACKNAHNFAGPVFTVSLVVTFIIFVKDNFPAKEDLQWLFRLGGMFGGKHASSGRFNAGEKLWFWSGVVVLGLIISASGFVLNKLVPGMDYPRSVMQIANVIHLIAAVLVSTMAMGHIYIGSIGMEGAYKAMSTGYVDDAWAKEHHDLWYADIEAGKVPRNRTEEAAERIQVPQPRSAT, from the coding sequence ATGAAATACGGGATTGCACGCTTGGTTGTCGGCTTGTCGCTGGCGGCCGCTGTCATCGGGTCGGCGCTGGCGCAGCAGGCAGCACCAGCACCGGTAACTACGGGGGGTATCGAATCGATTGATATCCTGAAACAAAACCAGGCCGAGCGCACCCGCGATCAGCCTGGCAATTCAGCACCGGTTTTCCGCACGATCAAGGAAGGCACGAAGAATTACTCGAGCTTGCCGGCGCTGGAATCGGGCGTACTGATCCAGGGGAAGCAACAGTTTCCGGGTCAGGCTCGCGCAACCACGGCCGGGGAAGCCTGGCGGCTGTATCGCAATGGTCCACTGACACTGATCGGTGGCTCATTGCTGCTACTGGCTGCGATCGGTGTGGCGGGGGTGTATTTTGTCGCCGGGCCGGTCAAGCTCAAGGCGAGTCCGACCGGCCGCCTGATCGAACGGTTCACGTCGATCGAGCGTCTGGCGCACTGGAGCACGGCGATCAGCTTCGTGCTGCTGGCTGTGTCTGGCTTGATATTGTTGTTTGGCAAGCACATTCTGTTGCCGGTGTTCGGCCACACGCTGTTTGGTTGGCTGTCGTTTGCCTGCAAGAATGCGCACAACTTTGCCGGACCGGTATTTACGGTGTCGCTGGTCGTGACGTTCATTATCTTCGTCAAGGACAACTTTCCTGCCAAAGAGGACCTGCAATGGCTATTCCGGTTGGGTGGCATGTTTGGCGGCAAGCACGCCTCGTCGGGGCGTTTCAATGCAGGTGAAAAGCTCTGGTTCTGGAGCGGTGTTGTGGTGCTGGGTCTGATCATCAGCGCGTCCGGTTTCGTGCTTAACAAGTTGGTGCCCGGCATGGACTATCCGCGTAGCGTGATGCAGATCGCTAACGTAATTCACTTGATCGCGGCAGTTCTGGTGTCGACCATGGCAATGGGTCATATCTATATCGGCAGTATCGGTATGGAGGGCGCTTACAAGGCCATGTCGACCGGCTATGTCGATGATGCCTGGGCCAAGGAACATCACGACCTGTGGTACGCCGATATCGAAGCCGGCAAGGTGCCGCGCAATCGTACCGAAGAAGCGGCTGAGCGCATTCAAGTGCCACAGCCACGCAGCGCAACCTGA
- a CDS encoding DUF4399 domain-containing protein, with amino-acid sequence MMKHLSFLFASLLLSSMAHAASVSFVEPANGATVPTTFPVKFAVEGMEVKPAGELSPTSGHHHLLINATAIPAGEPVPFDETHIHFGKGQTEATVTLKPGTYQLTLQFANGAHQSYGAPLSKTITVNVK; translated from the coding sequence ATGATGAAACATCTCTCTTTTTTGTTTGCCTCGCTACTGTTGTCATCGATGGCCCACGCCGCTTCGGTCTCGTTCGTCGAGCCGGCGAACGGTGCCACCGTGCCCACCACGTTCCCGGTCAAATTCGCAGTCGAAGGCATGGAAGTCAAACCGGCCGGTGAATTGTCGCCGACCAGCGGCCATCATCACTTGCTGATCAATGCGACGGCTATCCCGGCCGGTGAGCCTGTACCGTTCGATGAGACGCATATTCATTTTGGCAAAGGTCAGACCGAAGCCACCGTGACGCTCAAGCCGGGTACTTACCAGCTGACGCTGCAATTTGCCAATGGTGCGCACCAGTCATATGGCGCACCACTGAGCAAGACCATCACCGTCAACGTCAAGTAA
- a CDS encoding formate dehydrogenase accessory sulfurtransferase FdhD, whose product MTRYRPELTSAHVDLTREVEVTDERGRVSLIAIPAERPLTVYVDKRELVTLMTLGGAPEALTLGYLRNQRFIRQLDDIVSVQVDWDVEAVAVVTRNGIDDIEARTAKRVVTTGCGQGSVFGGLMDDVAAIRLSPDARLKQSVLIRIVDTIRTQQSIYKQAGSVHGCALFTSAGELLYFVEDVGRHNAVDAIAGRMWLDGMAGDDKIFYTTGRLTSEMVIKGGQMGIPFLLSRSGTTQMGHMVAEQLGMALLARCSGKHFLLLTGKERLVFEPELFDGALKVA is encoded by the coding sequence TTGACCCGCTATCGTCCCGAGCTGACCAGTGCGCATGTCGATCTGACCCGTGAAGTCGAGGTCACCGACGAGCGTGGTCGCGTGTCGCTCATCGCGATCCCGGCCGAAAGGCCGCTGACCGTGTATGTCGACAAGCGTGAACTCGTCACGCTGATGACCCTGGGCGGCGCACCCGAGGCGCTGACGCTGGGCTATCTGCGTAACCAGCGCTTCATCCGTCAACTCGATGACATCGTCTCGGTGCAGGTGGACTGGGATGTCGAAGCCGTGGCGGTAGTCACGCGCAACGGTATCGATGACATCGAGGCGCGCACTGCCAAGCGGGTCGTCACGACCGGTTGCGGTCAGGGCTCGGTGTTCGGTGGCTTGATGGATGATGTGGCAGCGATCCGTCTGTCGCCGGATGCCCGCCTGAAGCAATCAGTGCTGATCCGTATCGTTGACACGATACGGACCCAGCAATCGATCTACAAGCAGGCCGGTTCGGTGCATGGCTGTGCGTTGTTCACGTCGGCCGGTGAACTGCTGTATTTCGTCGAAGATGTCGGTCGCCACAATGCGGTCGATGCCATTGCCGGACGGATGTGGCTCGATGGCATGGCCGGCGACGACAAGATTTTTTATACCACCGGACGCCTCACGTCCGAGATGGTCATCAAGGGCGGGCAGATGGGAATTCCGTTCCTGCTGTCGCGCTCCGGCACCACGCAAATGGGACACATGGTCGCCGAGCAGCTCGGCATGGCATTGCTTGCGCGCTGCAGTGGCAAGCATTTTTTGCTGCTGACCGGCAAGGAACGTCTGGTGTTCGAACCGGAACTGTTCGATGGCGCGTTGAAGGTCGCCTGA
- a CDS encoding ABC transporter permease, giving the protein MSLIDATLAAFALLWSGDSALWGIVWVSVSTSIVGLLIASPFAILLGYVVATRLFPGRRIVIWLAQVSLSLPTVLIGLLLYLLLSRSGPAGELRWLFSQSALIVGQVLIAMPVLIAFTLAAVQAADPRLAETAITLGASRWRVMWTVLREVRFGVMAAIINGFGRVISEVGCAMMVGGNIAGETRTITTAIALETSKGEFAQGIALGMVLIAIALAINAALLLLQGDTR; this is encoded by the coding sequence ATGTCGCTGATCGACGCGACGCTTGCCGCTTTTGCCCTGCTCTGGTCTGGTGATAGTGCACTGTGGGGCATCGTCTGGGTCTCTGTCTCGACGTCCATAGTGGGCTTGCTCATTGCCTCACCGTTCGCGATATTACTCGGTTATGTCGTCGCAACCCGGCTGTTTCCGGGGCGCCGCATCGTCATCTGGCTGGCCCAGGTGTCGCTGTCGCTGCCAACCGTACTGATCGGCTTGCTGCTGTATTTGCTACTCTCCCGCAGCGGGCCGGCTGGCGAATTGCGCTGGCTGTTCTCCCAATCGGCATTGATTGTCGGACAAGTCCTCATTGCAATGCCGGTACTGATAGCTTTTACGCTGGCTGCGGTGCAGGCTGCGGATCCGCGCCTGGCTGAAACCGCGATTACGCTTGGTGCATCGCGCTGGCGCGTCATGTGGACGGTGCTGCGCGAAGTGCGCTTTGGCGTCATGGCGGCGATTATCAACGGGTTTGGCAGGGTGATTTCAGAGGTCGGCTGCGCGATGATGGTCGGCGGTAACATCGCTGGCGAAACGCGCACCATCACCACGGCGATCGCACTCGAGACCAGTAAAGGCGAGTTTGCGCAAGGCATCGCGCTGGGCATGGTTCTGATCGCCATCGCGCTGGCCATCAACGCAGCGTTGCTATTGCTGCAGGGGGATACGCGATGA
- a CDS encoding energy-coupling factor ABC transporter ATP-binding protein, whose translation MNNLLTIDGLQLQFGERLLLDIDRLDITPASAYVLTGANGSGKSTLLRVLCGLERARIDAATFMGAPIALWPYPAALRDAVLYVHQHPVMFSTTVEANVGYGLAARGIARAALKQRVADAMEWAGITHLHGTQPQHWSGGEKQRVALARARVLRPKLLLLDEPTANLDGPAREQVIGLIPTLLAEGRSVIMACHDRDLIGLPGVRRLKLKDGRLEMREPTVAADSPP comes from the coding sequence ATGAACAACTTGCTCACGATAGATGGTCTGCAACTGCAATTCGGCGAGCGATTGCTACTCGATATCGACCGTCTTGACATCACTCCGGCCAGCGCTTACGTGCTAACCGGTGCCAATGGCTCCGGCAAAAGTACGTTGTTGCGGGTTCTGTGCGGGCTTGAGCGGGCTCGCATCGATGCTGCGACTTTCATGGGCGCGCCAATCGCGCTGTGGCCGTATCCGGCTGCGCTGCGTGATGCGGTGCTGTATGTGCATCAGCATCCGGTGATGTTTTCGACGACGGTCGAAGCCAATGTCGGTTACGGACTGGCTGCGCGCGGGATCGCCAGGGCAGCGCTGAAGCAACGCGTGGCGGATGCCATGGAGTGGGCCGGCATTACGCATCTGCATGGCACGCAACCGCAGCACTGGTCGGGTGGTGAAAAGCAGCGTGTCGCGCTGGCACGGGCACGCGTGCTGCGCCCCAAGTTACTGCTGCTCGACGAGCCGACCGCCAATCTGGACGGTCCGGCGCGCGAGCAAGTCATCGGATTGATCCCTACTTTGCTTGCCGAAGGGCGCAGCGTCATCATGGCTTGCCATGATCGCGACTTGATCGGCTTGCCTGGCGTGCGACGCCTGAAACTGAAAGATGGCCGGCTCGAAATGCGCGAGCCGACCGTTGCTGCCGATTCACCACCCTGA
- a CDS encoding substrate-binding domain-containing protein has translation MSRRLVLQLSVALFAGVVAPLASAQQILKLSTTTSTENSGLLKVLLPVFEKQFDIKVQVISVGTGKALELAKNGDVDVTLVHARSSEDKFVTAGYGVNRRDVMYNDFILVGPVNDPAGIAGSKDIVASLKKVVASNTKFISRGDNSGTEQMEQAYWKTAGVKPQGSAYVSAGRGMGEVLTMAGELQAYTLTDRATFSAYRAKTGLAIAVEGDKAMFNPYGIIAVNPARFPDTNQKGAKQLIDWITSPAGQQQIAAFRVDGEQVFFPSAGR, from the coding sequence ATGTCCCGTCGTCTTGTTCTCCAACTTTCCGTCGCCTTGTTCGCCGGCGTAGTTGCACCTCTGGCTAGCGCCCAGCAAATCCTCAAGCTGTCGACCACCACTAGCACCGAGAATTCCGGCTTGCTCAAAGTCTTGCTGCCTGTCTTTGAAAAGCAGTTCGACATCAAAGTTCAGGTGATCTCGGTTGGTACGGGCAAGGCGCTGGAACTGGCCAAGAATGGGGACGTCGATGTGACATTGGTGCATGCCCGTTCCTCCGAAGACAAGTTCGTCACCGCAGGCTACGGTGTGAACCGGCGCGACGTGATGTACAACGACTTCATCCTGGTCGGTCCGGTCAATGACCCGGCAGGCATAGCTGGCAGTAAAGACATTGTCGCCAGCCTGAAAAAAGTTGTTGCCAGCAATACCAAATTTATCTCCCGCGGAGATAATTCCGGCACCGAGCAGATGGAGCAGGCTTACTGGAAGACGGCCGGCGTCAAACCGCAGGGAAGTGCTTATGTATCGGCCGGTCGCGGAATGGGGGAAGTGTTGACGATGGCCGGTGAACTACAGGCCTACACGCTGACCGACCGCGCCACGTTCAGCGCCTACCGTGCCAAAACCGGACTGGCCATTGCGGTCGAGGGGGACAAAGCGATGTTCAATCCCTATGGCATCATCGCCGTCAATCCGGCGCGGTTCCCTGACACCAACCAGAAGGGGGCCAAACAGCTGATCGACTGGATCACTTCACCGGCTGGTCAGCAGCAGATCGCTGCCTTCCGCGTCGATGGCGAGCAAGTATTTTTCCCTTCGGCAGGGCGCTGA
- a CDS encoding SDR family NAD(P)-dependent oxidoreductase — translation MTPPIVNHLFANLNEPAQVLIIGATGGIGLALTTQLLAHPGVAHVTAAARHANGATALLALAEAHPTRLTVTNADITVSASLQALAAGLLTPSLHLVINATGLLHGTALAPEKALSAITDTNLERVFAVNAFGPILLAQAMLPLMRHNTSAVFASLSARVGSITDNQLGGWYAYRAAKAAQNQLLKTAAIECRRTHPRLSIQLLHPGTVDSALSRPFQRGVAEGKLFDPARAAAQLLAVIATATPANSGRFVAWDGTEVPW, via the coding sequence ATGACACCCCCTATCGTCAATCACTTGTTTGCCAATCTCAACGAACCCGCACAGGTACTGATCATCGGTGCTACGGGCGGGATCGGACTGGCACTGACGACCCAGCTGCTGGCCCACCCCGGCGTAGCACATGTCACCGCAGCGGCCCGTCACGCCAACGGTGCGACAGCACTACTGGCGCTTGCCGAAGCCCATCCGACCAGACTGACTGTTACCAATGCCGACATCACCGTCAGCGCTAGCCTGCAAGCACTAGCAGCAGGCCTGCTTACGCCCTCGCTACATCTGGTTATCAATGCCACTGGATTGCTTCACGGAACAGCACTGGCACCCGAAAAAGCGTTGTCTGCGATTACGGACACGAACCTGGAACGCGTCTTTGCGGTCAATGCTTTCGGCCCCATTTTGCTGGCGCAGGCAATGCTGCCCTTGATGCGGCACAACACATCGGCAGTCTTCGCATCGCTCTCTGCGCGCGTCGGATCGATCACGGATAACCAGCTCGGCGGCTGGTATGCCTACCGGGCCGCGAAGGCGGCACAGAACCAGTTGCTGAAGACGGCAGCGATCGAATGCCGACGCACCCATCCGCGACTGAGCATCCAGTTGCTGCATCCGGGCACGGTCGACAGTGCGCTGTCGCGGCCGTTCCAGCGTGGTGTTGCAGAGGGAAAGTTGTTTGATCCGGCGCGCGCTGCCGCGCAACTGCTGGCCGTGATCGCGACGGCAACGCCTGCTAATAGCGGGCGCTTTGTCGCATGGGACGGCACCGAAGTGCCTTGGTAG
- the pcaD gene encoding 3-oxoadipate enol-lactonase yields the protein MNPADADTELTMSQQGVFADQHRIRTLLDIEAALASALAQHGVISPTSAAQIAHCCRGELISTGLPQDVVRQLTMAVAGRDAEAANYVHWGMSLQDLSDTALVLQLRVALDGIEADLARFVAVLAEFAERHRHTAQVGRVGLQHGLPITFGLKTAGWLDAMLRHQQRLQALRVRLLTLQFGGATGTLASLGDAALPVATALAATLDLSLPDIPWHGQRDRFAEVATTLGLLAGSLGKIAHDMILLTQTEVAELAFPVMPSTGWSATLAATQQVPALVAAMLAVMLPDHEGEVDESDDAAARLLPQIVALCAGALEQLQRQAGSMKVDAARMQANLALTRGRLLAEPLTLALARKIGRQPAEALVRQASAHAAQSDQALREVLDQYGVVSLHFSALELDRLLEPASHSGQSASFVDRVLQSWQQSSGMPAVVEQTRASFAAGHAQLHYRIDGLADAPWLVLSNALGTALDLWEPQMPLLSEQFHVLRYDTRGHGQSVMRDGATTSLADLGDDVISLMDHLGIARAHFCGSSLGGMTGLWLAIHHPARIERLVVCNAAPLSGPPSIWDGWIEQIRQHGVEAVVPALMERCFTRDFARHAGHQVAVVQEMLLQTSPAGFIAACTAIRDMDLRSKLPDINVPTLVIGGKQDRMAPSAQTRRLAAHINGALYLELNAGHLPNREVAQRFNAELTGFLLTDPV from the coding sequence ATGAATCCTGCTGATGCCGATACCGAACTGACCATGTCGCAGCAAGGGGTGTTCGCCGACCAGCACCGGATCAGGACCTTGCTCGATATCGAAGCAGCACTGGCCAGCGCGCTGGCCCAGCACGGCGTTATCAGCCCGACATCCGCCGCGCAGATTGCGCATTGTTGCCGTGGTGAGTTGATCTCGACGGGGCTACCGCAAGACGTGGTCCGGCAACTCACGATGGCGGTCGCCGGACGGGATGCCGAGGCAGCCAATTACGTGCATTGGGGCATGTCACTACAGGACTTGTCCGATACTGCCCTGGTGTTGCAATTGCGGGTGGCGCTCGATGGTATCGAGGCGGATCTCGCCCGCTTTGTTGCCGTTCTGGCCGAGTTTGCCGAGCGTCACCGGCATACCGCGCAGGTCGGGCGGGTCGGTTTACAGCATGGCTTGCCGATTACTTTTGGCTTGAAGACGGCCGGTTGGCTCGATGCCATGTTGCGCCATCAACAACGCCTGCAGGCGCTGCGGGTTCGCTTGCTGACGCTGCAGTTTGGCGGTGCCACCGGTACGCTCGCCAGCCTCGGTGATGCCGCCTTGCCGGTTGCCACTGCGCTGGCGGCGACACTGGATCTGAGCTTGCCGGACATACCCTGGCATGGTCAGCGCGATCGCTTTGCCGAGGTGGCGACCACGTTAGGCCTGCTGGCCGGATCACTCGGCAAGATCGCCCACGACATGATCCTGCTCACTCAGACGGAAGTCGCCGAGCTGGCTTTTCCGGTGATGCCATCGACCGGGTGGTCGGCTACGCTGGCGGCGACGCAGCAAGTGCCGGCGCTGGTGGCGGCCATGCTGGCGGTGATGCTGCCGGATCATGAAGGCGAAGTCGATGAAAGCGACGACGCGGCCGCGCGCCTGCTGCCACAAATCGTGGCGCTGTGCGCCGGTGCATTGGAGCAACTGCAGCGGCAGGCGGGCAGCATGAAAGTCGATGCGGCGCGCATGCAGGCCAACCTCGCACTGACGCGTGGTCGCCTGCTTGCCGAACCACTGACACTGGCGCTGGCCCGCAAGATCGGCAGGCAGCCGGCCGAGGCGCTCGTGCGGCAGGCGAGCGCGCACGCGGCGCAGAGCGACCAGGCTCTGCGTGAAGTGCTCGATCAATATGGTGTGGTGAGCCTGCATTTCAGTGCACTCGAACTCGACCGCCTGCTTGAGCCGGCCAGCCACAGCGGCCAGTCGGCCAGCTTCGTTGACCGGGTCTTGCAGAGCTGGCAGCAGTCTTCCGGTATGCCGGCAGTCGTCGAGCAGACGCGCGCGAGCTTTGCGGCTGGCCATGCACAATTGCATTACCGGATAGATGGTCTTGCCGACGCACCCTGGCTGGTGCTGTCGAATGCGCTGGGTACCGCACTCGATCTCTGGGAGCCGCAGATGCCGCTCCTGTCGGAGCAGTTTCATGTGTTGCGTTATGACACGCGTGGCCATGGCCAGTCGGTCATGCGCGATGGTGCGACGACGTCGCTGGCCGACCTGGGTGATGACGTGATCAGCCTGATGGATCACCTCGGCATCGCACGCGCGCATTTTTGTGGCAGTTCGCTGGGTGGCATGACAGGGCTCTGGCTGGCGATCCATCACCCCGCCCGCATCGAGCGGCTGGTGGTGTGCAATGCCGCGCCGTTATCGGGACCTCCATCGATCTGGGATGGCTGGATCGAACAGATCCGCCAGCACGGCGTCGAAGCAGTTGTGCCGGCCTTGATGGAACGCTGTTTCACACGCGACTTCGCGCGTCACGCCGGGCATCAGGTTGCCGTTGTACAGGAGATGCTCCTACAGACCTCACCGGCCGGATTTATTGCCGCCTGCACGGCGATCCGCGATATGGATTTGCGAAGCAAGCTGCCTGATATCAACGTGCCGACCCTTGTCATCGGAGGCAAGCAAGACCGCATGGCGCCGTCCGCACAGACTCGTCGATTGGCTGCGCACATCAATGGTGCCCTCTATCTCGAGCTCAATGCCGGGCACTTGCCGAATCGGGAAGTCGCACAGCGCTTCAATGCAGAACTGACTGGCTTTTTGCTGACGGATCCGGTCTAG
- a CDS encoding amidohydrolase family protein, with translation MRNEDVKGEFTPTPYSPAATDNQASTQSPKGKVPMRVSCDGHVHPAGYHQKGPSLLKMIQMANENNVKYFVAMRIATNVISLQSDRRYIDLASSCGETYYLEPSMFNNDETLNREKILEMKKKVELYVNSEADWVQAAEYNKLTDDQKERIDLAITGLHLGDPRAHFSLLQKIADNDVPFSLVGEVTLAKEIVMHLLPNESQAHLKSHIKPFCTLVEMVGLTGMPMTLHCDIDTAITEGIRAGHPANLNGMMKLLGDGQVEDTTIIWAHFGGINRFGPVPEKHYDNLDSMLHRFPNLMIDLSWSRIASKLDPDKVAAVINNHPERFIMGSDALAPHDAQVLRQTYAIYDAPDGLFKKLSEDVLQKILVTNYERVIRGGREHCKKFKQHILPGMADLLLDPAADNLRPKELRRWMLAEYEAKDPDYFLQLSKEITNRDLARKDAKEYVNEKGDLLSGSSEGVQSPVSTASQLNRQLSSLDIPNRTATASLDSRSHRQHRQNPHQEQVQHARPGMPQEPRASSSGRGQPRSKGRNWRP, from the coding sequence TTGCGCAACGAAGACGTCAAAGGGGAATTCACGCCAACTCCCTATTCCCCTGCCGCCACGGACAACCAGGCAAGCACGCAATCACCCAAAGGCAAAGTGCCAATGCGCGTCAGCTGCGATGGACATGTGCATCCGGCCGGCTACCATCAAAAAGGGCCCTCGCTATTAAAAATGATCCAGATGGCGAACGAAAACAACGTCAAATATTTTGTCGCCATGCGAATTGCGACCAATGTGATCTCGCTGCAATCGGACCGGCGCTATATAGATCTGGCCAGCTCTTGCGGCGAAACCTACTACCTTGAACCCTCGATGTTCAACAATGACGAGACGCTCAACCGGGAAAAAATCCTCGAGATGAAAAAAAAGGTGGAGCTGTATGTCAACTCGGAAGCCGACTGGGTACAAGCCGCCGAGTACAACAAACTCACTGACGACCAGAAAGAACGGATCGATCTTGCCATCACGGGCTTGCACCTTGGTGACCCGCGCGCCCATTTTTCTCTGCTCCAGAAAATTGCCGATAACGACGTGCCTTTTTCGCTGGTCGGTGAAGTCACGCTGGCCAAGGAAATCGTCATGCACCTGTTGCCAAATGAAAGCCAGGCACACCTGAAGAGCCACATCAAGCCGTTTTGTACGCTGGTCGAGATGGTTGGACTAACCGGCATGCCGATGACTTTGCATTGCGATATCGACACGGCCATAACGGAAGGTATCAGGGCGGGCCACCCGGCCAACCTGAATGGCATGATGAAGTTGCTCGGCGATGGCCAGGTCGAGGACACAACGATTATCTGGGCGCATTTCGGGGGAATCAACCGGTTCGGCCCGGTCCCGGAGAAGCACTATGACAACCTCGACTCGATGCTGCACCGGTTTCCTAACCTGATGATCGACCTGTCCTGGAGCCGGATCGCCAGCAAGCTCGACCCCGACAAGGTTGCCGCCGTCATCAATAACCATCCTGAGCGCTTCATCATGGGGTCGGACGCGCTGGCCCCGCATGATGCGCAGGTGCTGAGGCAAACCTATGCCATCTACGATGCGCCGGATGGGCTGTTCAAAAAATTGTCCGAGGACGTGCTGCAAAAAATTCTTGTGACCAACTACGAACGCGTCATTCGTGGCGGGCGCGAACACTGCAAGAAATTCAAGCAGCATATTTTGCCAGGCATGGCTGATCTGCTCCTTGATCCGGCCGCAGACAACTTACGGCCCAAGGAATTACGGCGCTGGATGCTGGCCGAATATGAAGCAAAAGACCCTGACTATTTTCTACAGTTAAGCAAGGAAATCACCAACCGGGATCTTGCGCGCAAGGATGCCAAGGAATATGTGAATGAAAAAGGCGATCTGCTGTCCGGCTCCAGCGAGGGTGTGCAGTCCCCTGTGTCGACGGCTTCGCAACTCAACCGACAATTATCCAGCCTCGATATACCGAACAGAACCGCGACCGCAAGTCTGGACAGTCGTAGTCACCGTCAACATCGTCAGAATCCGCATCAGGAACAGGTACAACATGCCAGACCTGGAATGCCGCAGGAACCACGTGCGAGCAGTAGTGGCAGGGGTCAGCCACGGTCGAAAGGCCGGAATTGGCGGCCCTGA
- a CDS encoding CesT family type III secretion system chaperone has protein sequence MHTAFEQLIQGLCKVTRYANPQQIIDGGGITFEGVTFALTYKPKADPDALFLYADFGQLDLEQQAALYPLMLQENMLMLSSREGTFSVAATNDSVVMIEKISLSAQTPESLLALLRSLAHRANYFNKHHRSTRIGPHHASRNEATRLRTHAHHG, from the coding sequence ATGCACACCGCATTCGAACAGCTGATCCAAGGACTTTGCAAAGTAACCCGTTATGCCAACCCGCAACAGATTATCGATGGTGGCGGTATCACTTTCGAAGGAGTCACCTTTGCCTTGACCTATAAGCCAAAAGCCGATCCCGACGCCCTCTTTCTGTATGCCGATTTCGGCCAGCTCGACCTGGAACAGCAAGCCGCGCTGTACCCGCTCATGCTGCAGGAAAACATGCTGATGCTCAGCAGCCGGGAAGGCACTTTCAGCGTCGCGGCAACGAACGATAGCGTCGTCATGATCGAAAAGATTTCCCTGTCGGCGCAAACGCCCGAGAGCCTGCTGGCGCTGTTGCGCTCCCTGGCGCACCGGGCCAATTACTTCAACAAGCACCATCGCAGCACCCGTATCGGACCACACCATGCATCTCGCAACGAAGCCACGCGTTTACGCACACACGCTCATCACGGATAA
- a CDS encoding CesT family type III secretion system chaperone: MKHQFEAVVRTFCEAEKFSQPERLLEDGSMELHGVEFSLMYEEDIAVDAMYLRVVFGNAPLKDETAIYRTLLNDNHAGYCGDGPGFCVSPASGLVLYLLKMPLCDASPARLASTMLYFSGKVKEWQSTYFLKPMVRRERRFPVA; this comes from the coding sequence ATGAAGCACCAGTTCGAAGCCGTTGTCCGCACCTTTTGCGAGGCCGAAAAATTCAGCCAGCCGGAACGCTTGCTGGAAGACGGGTCGATGGAGTTGCACGGGGTGGAATTTTCATTGATGTACGAGGAAGACATTGCCGTTGATGCGATGTATCTGCGTGTGGTCTTCGGCAACGCACCACTCAAGGATGAGACGGCCATTTATCGCACGCTGCTTAACGACAACCATGCGGGTTATTGCGGTGATGGCCCCGGATTTTGCGTCTCGCCCGCGTCGGGACTGGTGCTGTATCTGCTAAAAATGCCGCTGTGTGACGCCTCTCCGGCGCGGCTGGCCAGCACGATGCTGTATTTCAGCGGCAAGGTAAAAGAGTGGCAAAGCACCTATTTTCTCAAGCCGATGGTGCGTCGCGAGCGGCGTTTTCCGGTCGCTTGA